A window of Aeromicrobium sp. A1-2 contains these coding sequences:
- a CDS encoding YihY/virulence factor BrkB family protein, translating to MSNSSGPRPIGRIDAFQREHPVVGFPLAVIYKYFDDQGAYLSAIVTYYAFIAIFPLLLLSTSILGFLLQNDPDLRDRLLNSALSQFPIIGSELGKPEGLQGSTSAIVVGSIAAIYGAMGLGQAAQNAANIAWSVPRNSRANPFLLRFRSLVFLSIGGLGILSLAIVTALLANPDALGTDMQPSIGVLSRIAGFFLTVTIFTAMFRLISLRRAGWRSVFPGAAVAAVLWQALQYVGNTYVREVIGKANEVNQTFALVLGLLAFIYIAAIMVVLGLEVNVVLRRHLYPRALLTPFTDNVILTEADQKAYSAYAKSQRHKGFQSVEVTFEDRAPKPPSSD from the coding sequence ATGAGCAACTCCTCCGGGCCGCGGCCGATTGGTCGGATCGACGCATTCCAGCGCGAGCACCCGGTCGTCGGATTCCCGCTCGCGGTGATCTACAAGTACTTCGACGACCAGGGCGCCTATCTGTCGGCGATAGTGACCTACTACGCGTTCATCGCGATCTTCCCGCTGTTGCTCCTGAGCACATCGATCCTGGGGTTCCTGCTCCAGAACGACCCAGATCTGCGGGACCGGTTGCTCAACTCGGCGCTGAGCCAGTTTCCGATCATCGGGTCCGAGCTCGGCAAGCCGGAGGGCCTCCAGGGCTCGACCTCGGCGATCGTGGTCGGCTCGATCGCCGCGATCTATGGCGCGATGGGGCTGGGCCAGGCGGCCCAGAATGCCGCGAACATTGCCTGGTCCGTGCCACGCAACAGCCGCGCCAATCCATTCCTCCTGCGCTTCCGCAGCCTGGTCTTCCTGTCGATCGGCGGCCTGGGCATCCTGTCCCTGGCCATCGTCACGGCGCTGCTCGCCAACCCGGACGCCCTCGGCACCGACATGCAGCCGTCGATCGGAGTGTTGTCGCGGATCGCGGGATTCTTCCTGACCGTCACGATCTTCACGGCGATGTTCCGGCTCATCAGCCTGCGCCGTGCCGGTTGGCGCTCGGTCTTCCCCGGGGCGGCCGTGGCCGCAGTCCTCTGGCAGGCGCTGCAGTACGTCGGCAACACGTACGTCCGGGAGGTCATTGGCAAGGCCAACGAGGTCAACCAGACCTTCGCGTTGGTCCTGGGCCTGCTCGCGTTCATCTACATCGCAGCGATCATGGTGGTCCTGGGCCTCGAGGTCAACGTCGTGCTCCGCCGGCATCTTTACCCGCGGGCGTTGCTGACTCCGTTCACCGACAACGTGATCCTCACCGAGGCCGATCAGAAGGCCTACTCCGCCTACGCCAAGTCCCAGCGGCACAAGGGTTTCCAGTCCGTCGAGGTCACCTTCGAGGACCGTGCGCCCAAGCCGCCGTCGTCCGACTAG
- the serC gene encoding phosphoserine transaminase: MKIPSDLLPGDGRFGSGPSKVRVEALEALAATQDSLMGTSHRQAPVRNLVGSLRDGLAELFSLPEGHEVVLGLGGSHAFFDAATFGLVRERSQHLVHGEFTRKFATAVAAAPFLTDPQILESDPSTHPVPTAEPGIDTYAWAHNETSTGVMVPVQRVAGADAGALMLIDATSGAGGLPVDVAQTDAYYFAPQKTFASDGGLWVALMSPAAIDRAAEIKASGRHIPGFLDLPVAIDNSRLNQTYNTPAIATLFLLDDQVRWMLAQGGLDWAVDRTAESSSRLYAWAEASSYATPFVPDPADRSAVVGTIDLTGVDATAVTAALRDHGIVDVSGYRGLGRNQLRIAMFPAIEPDDITQLTRCVDFVVANL; this comes from the coding sequence GTGAAGATTCCCTCAGACCTGTTGCCAGGTGACGGCCGATTCGGGTCCGGACCGTCGAAGGTGCGCGTCGAGGCCCTCGAGGCCCTCGCCGCGACCCAGGACTCCCTGATGGGGACGTCCCACCGCCAGGCGCCCGTGCGGAACCTGGTCGGCAGCCTGCGCGACGGCCTCGCCGAGCTGTTCAGCCTGCCGGAGGGCCACGAGGTCGTGCTCGGGCTCGGCGGCTCGCACGCCTTCTTCGATGCCGCGACGTTCGGGCTGGTCCGCGAGCGCAGCCAGCACCTCGTGCATGGCGAGTTCACCCGCAAGTTCGCGACCGCGGTCGCCGCGGCGCCATTTCTCACCGACCCACAGATCCTCGAGAGCGACCCGTCGACGCACCCCGTCCCGACGGCCGAGCCCGGCATCGACACCTATGCATGGGCGCACAACGAGACGTCGACGGGCGTCATGGTGCCGGTCCAGCGGGTCGCCGGCGCCGACGCCGGAGCGCTGATGCTGATCGACGCGACATCGGGCGCCGGTGGGCTGCCGGTCGACGTCGCGCAGACCGATGCCTACTACTTCGCCCCGCAGAAGACCTTCGCCTCAGACGGCGGCCTGTGGGTCGCCCTGATGTCCCCCGCCGCGATCGACCGCGCCGCCGAGATCAAGGCCAGCGGGCGTCACATCCCGGGCTTCCTCGACCTGCCGGTCGCGATCGACAACTCGCGGCTCAACCAGACCTACAACACCCCTGCGATCGCGACGCTGTTCCTGCTCGACGACCAGGTGCGCTGGATGCTCGCCCAGGGCGGTCTCGACTGGGCAGTCGACCGCACGGCCGAGTCGTCGTCGCGGCTCTATGCCTGGGCCGAGGCATCGTCATACGCAACACCCTTCGTGCCTGATCCGGCCGACCGTTCGGCCGTCGTCGGCACGATCGACCTCACCGGCGTCGACGCCACCGCCGTGACTGCCGCACTGCGAGATCACGGCATCGTCGACGTCAGCGGCTACCGCGGTCTCGGTCGCAACCAGCTGCGTATCGCGATGTTCCCTGCGATCGAGCCGGACGACATCACGCAGCTGACGCGCTGTGTCGACTTCGTCGTGGCCAACCTCTGA
- a CDS encoding MDR family MFS transporter, with protein MQLTDTKGELSPEPPVAAPVQLTHREILEILFGLLAALFTAILSSTIVSNALPTIIGDLNGSQTQYTWVVTASLLAMTVSTPVWGKLSDLYNKKLLVQTSIIVFVIGSVLAGMAQNVPELIAMRVIQGLGMGGLTANAQSIIGSIIPPRERGRYSGYMGATMAVATVSGPLLGGVIVDTPGLGWRWTFYVCVPLALVSLVILQKYLHIATVRRSVRIDYWGAILIAIAASLPLIWVSFAGNSFAWMSWQSAVYLGGTAVAVGLAIVVELRHPEPMVPLKVVRERTTALAIIGSIAVGVGMFGSSVFIGQYFQIAGGRTPTEAGLLTIPLMVGSLIGTITAGRMISRTGLWKRWLVLGSVLLTLGLGLLATIDHRTPEWHAMAFIAFVGLGMGMLLQNYVLAVQNTVDVSEVGATSAVVAFFRSLGGAVGVSVLGAILAAQVKSDVTSKLAGLGIKPSGGEVSLLDLKNLPAPVVEVVRGAYGDATGTIFLVAAGIAAISLVTSLLMKEVPLRTTLHMSDDDQD; from the coding sequence ATGCAACTAACCGACACGAAGGGTGAGCTCAGCCCCGAGCCGCCGGTCGCCGCGCCCGTCCAGCTGACCCACCGCGAGATCCTCGAGATCTTGTTCGGGCTGCTCGCCGCCCTGTTCACCGCGATCCTCAGCTCGACCATCGTGTCCAACGCCCTGCCCACGATCATCGGGGACCTGAACGGTTCGCAGACCCAGTACACGTGGGTCGTGACGGCTTCGTTGCTCGCGATGACGGTCTCGACCCCGGTGTGGGGCAAGCTGTCCGACCTGTACAACAAGAAGCTGCTCGTGCAGACCTCGATCATCGTGTTCGTGATCGGCTCGGTCTTGGCAGGCATGGCGCAGAACGTTCCCGAGCTCATCGCGATGCGGGTCATCCAGGGTCTCGGCATGGGTGGTCTGACCGCGAATGCCCAGTCGATCATCGGCTCGATCATCCCGCCGCGCGAGCGGGGTCGCTACAGCGGATACATGGGCGCCACGATGGCTGTTGCGACAGTCAGCGGACCGCTGCTGGGCGGCGTCATCGTCGACACGCCGGGGCTGGGCTGGCGGTGGACCTTCTACGTCTGCGTCCCGCTCGCACTGGTCAGTCTGGTGATCCTGCAGAAGTACCTGCACATCGCCACGGTCCGCCGCTCGGTGCGGATCGACTACTGGGGCGCGATCCTCATCGCGATTGCCGCGAGCCTACCGCTGATCTGGGTATCGTTCGCCGGCAACTCCTTTGCCTGGATGTCATGGCAGTCGGCGGTCTATCTCGGCGGCACCGCTGTCGCGGTGGGTCTTGCCATCGTGGTCGAGCTGCGCCACCCCGAACCGATGGTGCCGCTCAAGGTCGTCCGCGAGCGCACCACGGCACTCGCGATCATCGGCAGCATCGCTGTGGGGGTCGGCATGTTCGGCAGCTCGGTGTTCATCGGTCAGTACTTCCAGATCGCGGGGGGCCGCACGCCGACCGAGGCCGGCCTGCTGACCATCCCGCTGATGGTCGGCTCGCTGATCGGCACGATCACGGCCGGTCGGATGATCTCCAGGACCGGGCTGTGGAAGCGGTGGTTGGTTCTGGGGTCGGTGCTGCTGACCCTCGGTCTGGGGCTCCTTGCCACGATCGACCACCGGACGCCGGAGTGGCACGCCATGGCGTTCATCGCCTTCGTCGGTCTCGGCATGGGGATGCTGCTGCAGAACTACGTCCTCGCGGTGCAGAACACCGTCGACGTCTCCGAGGTGGGCGCGACCAGCGCGGTCGTCGCATTCTTCCGGTCGCTCGGTGGCGCCGTGGGCGTCTCGGTGCTCGGGGCCATCCTGGCGGCGCAGGTCAAGAGCGATGTCACGAGCAAGCTCGCGGGTCTGGGGATCAAGCCATCGGGAGGCGAGGTCTCCTTGCTGGACCTCAAGAATCTCCCGGCGCCGGTCGTCGAGGTCGTCCGAGGAGCGTACGGCGACGCCACCGGCACGATCTTCCTGGTCGCTGCCGGTATCGCCGCAATCAGCCTCGTGACATCGCTGCTGATGAAGGAAGTCCCGCTGCGCACGACCTTGCACATGTCGGACGACGACCAGGACTGA
- a CDS encoding NCS2 family permease yields the protein MTSTLEQYFKITERGSSIGQEVRGGVVTFLTMAYIIVLNPLILGYVQDGDGQFLGGGSEPDLAKIAAATALVAGVMTILMGVVANFPLALAAGLGLNAFVAYSVASQMSWADAMGLVVLEGLIILLLVLTGFRKAVFDAVPRELKTAIAVGIGLFIALIGLVDAGFVRMTGIPAPPIGMGIDGRLAGWPVLVFCIGLLLMIALHARRVPGAILIGIAVTTVIAVIVERIVDAGPSLVDGEPSPKGWNLNVPSIPDSIVKTPDFGLLGEFSLFGSFERVGFVTVVLLVFSLLLADFFDTMGTMTAIGAEAGLNDSEGTPEGAQRILIVDSIAAAAGGAAGVSSNTSYIESASGVGDGARTGLASVVTGLLFLLATIFTPIVAHIPSEAAVPALVLVGFLMMTQVAEIDWKDDEIAIPAFLTIALMPFTYSITAGIGAGFIAFVLLKIVKGKIGSVHPLMWIVSVLFVVYFAIDPITRWVS from the coding sequence ATGACCAGCACGCTCGAGCAGTACTTCAAGATCACCGAACGCGGGTCGTCGATCGGCCAGGAGGTGCGCGGCGGTGTCGTGACCTTCCTGACGATGGCGTACATCATCGTGCTCAACCCGCTGATCCTCGGTTACGTCCAGGACGGGGACGGACAGTTCCTCGGGGGAGGATCCGAGCCGGACCTGGCAAAGATCGCGGCTGCGACCGCACTCGTGGCCGGTGTCATGACGATCCTCATGGGTGTTGTCGCCAATTTCCCGCTGGCGCTCGCCGCCGGACTGGGGCTCAACGCCTTCGTCGCCTACTCCGTGGCCTCACAGATGTCCTGGGCCGACGCGATGGGCCTGGTCGTGCTCGAGGGGCTCATCATTTTGCTGCTCGTCCTCACGGGCTTCCGCAAGGCCGTGTTCGATGCCGTGCCGCGCGAGCTCAAGACCGCGATCGCGGTCGGCATCGGGCTGTTCATCGCCCTGATCGGGCTGGTCGACGCCGGCTTCGTGCGGATGACCGGGATACCTGCTCCGCCCATCGGGATGGGCATTGACGGACGCCTCGCCGGCTGGCCGGTGCTGGTGTTCTGCATCGGTCTGCTGCTGATGATCGCCCTGCACGCTCGCCGGGTCCCCGGCGCGATCCTGATCGGCATCGCGGTCACCACGGTCATCGCGGTCATCGTGGAGCGCATCGTCGATGCGGGTCCGAGCCTGGTCGACGGCGAGCCCAGCCCCAAGGGCTGGAACCTCAATGTCCCGTCGATCCCGGACTCGATCGTCAAGACGCCAGACTTCGGTCTGCTGGGCGAGTTCTCGCTGTTCGGCTCGTTCGAGCGCGTGGGCTTCGTGACGGTCGTGCTGCTGGTCTTCAGCCTGCTGCTGGCAGACTTCTTCGACACGATGGGCACCATGACGGCGATCGGTGCCGAGGCGGGTCTCAACGACTCCGAGGGCACCCCGGAGGGCGCGCAGAGGATCCTGATCGTCGACTCGATCGCGGCTGCCGCAGGCGGCGCTGCCGGTGTCTCGAGCAACACGTCCTACATCGAGTCCGCCTCCGGCGTCGGTGACGGCGCCCGCACCGGCCTGGCCTCGGTCGTGACCGGTCTGCTGTTCCTGCTGGCGACGATCTTCACCCCGATCGTCGCGCACATCCCCAGCGAGGCAGCAGTGCCGGCACTCGTACTGGTGGGCTTCCTGATGATGACCCAGGTCGCCGAGATCGACTGGAAGGACGACGAGATCGCGATCCCGGCGTTCCTGACTATCGCCCTGATGCCGTTCACGTACTCGATCACCGCAGGTATCGGCGCCGGTTTCATCGCCTTCGTGCTGCTCAAGATCGTCAAGGGCAAGATCGGAAGCGTGCACCCGCTGATGTGGATCGTCAGCGTGCTGTTCGTGGTCTACTTCGCGATTGATCCGATCACCCGCTGGGTCAGCTGA
- a CDS encoding gamma carbonic anhydrase family protein, producing MLIALGDKTPQVSDTAWVAPNATLAGSVVIGDGASIWYGAVLRADNEPITIGARSNVQDNCAFHVDKGMPVVLGEDVSVGHGAIIHGATIGDGVLVGMGAIIMNGAVIGAGSLIAAGALVSEGVVIPPRSLVAGVPGKVRRELDDDHVAALRANAGIYEEHRELHRTGTVL from the coding sequence ATGCTCATCGCACTAGGAGACAAGACCCCTCAGGTGTCGGACACGGCCTGGGTCGCCCCCAACGCGACCCTGGCCGGGTCCGTCGTGATCGGCGACGGCGCCAGCATCTGGTACGGCGCGGTCCTGCGCGCCGACAACGAGCCGATCACGATCGGCGCCCGGTCGAACGTGCAGGACAACTGCGCCTTCCACGTCGACAAGGGCATGCCGGTCGTGCTCGGCGAGGACGTGTCGGTCGGCCACGGAGCGATCATCCACGGAGCCACGATCGGCGACGGTGTGCTCGTCGGCATGGGCGCGATCATCATGAACGGCGCGGTCATCGGGGCCGGCTCCCTGATCGCTGCGGGGGCCTTGGTCTCCGAGGGCGTCGTGATCCCGCCACGCTCCCTGGTCGCAGGCGTACCGGGCAAGGTGCGTCGCGAGCTCGACGACGACCACGTCGCCGCGCTGCGGGCCAATGCCGGGATCTACGAGGAGCATCGCGAGCTGCATCGCACCGGCACGGTGCTCTGA
- a CDS encoding methylmalonyl-CoA mutase family protein — translation MASDPSTSPSNVGAIEVSLAQGLEHTQDEWEKAAAAVLRKSRKLADDAPDTDVWALLATTTLDGISVAPLGTPTLSAGLPDGGLPGQAPFTRGSTAARELEGWDIRAWFTDPDAERTARDVVTDLENGVNSLWLSVGTGAVPIDALATILEPVFVDLAAIVLDAPGESLAAATALAAVIEDKGVTAAPGTSFGADPIGEALRGTAEPDFDALIEVARLAQRLGVRAITVDATAAHDAGASDAQELAYSLGSGVTYLRILVEAGFSVDEAAALIDFRYAATDEQFPTIAKLRAARRLWNRVAELSGVTTADAGQHQHAVTSRPMMAKYDPYVNMLRTTVAAFAAGVGGAASVTVLPFDEPLGLPEPFGRRIARNTSSLLISESHVAAVSDPAGGAHGVEKLTDDLARAAWALFGEIDETTSLESALDLIGSWIRTTVSERALDVAKRKRPITGVSEFPNLHEELPERRPYARAVEVHRYGGEFEALRDDRAASPVFLASMGPVSAFTARGTFAANLFAAGGIDTVVAGPTEGVADVVTAYDEAGRPAVVALVGNDKAYDAWGADLVTALRDAGATHVIVAGKADLGADADAAAGLDALAFLRATREKLTA, via the coding sequence ATGGCATCAGACCCCTCGACGAGTCCGAGCAACGTAGGTGCGATCGAGGTCTCCCTCGCGCAAGGCCTCGAGCACACCCAGGACGAATGGGAGAAGGCCGCCGCCGCGGTCCTCCGCAAGTCCCGCAAACTCGCCGACGACGCCCCCGACACCGACGTGTGGGCGCTGCTCGCGACCACGACGCTGGACGGCATCTCCGTCGCGCCGCTCGGCACACCGACGCTGAGTGCCGGACTGCCCGACGGCGGACTCCCGGGCCAGGCGCCCTTCACCCGCGGCAGCACCGCGGCCCGCGAGCTCGAGGGCTGGGACATCCGCGCCTGGTTCACCGATCCCGATGCCGAGCGCACCGCCAGGGACGTCGTGACGGATCTCGAGAACGGCGTCAACTCGCTGTGGCTCTCGGTCGGCACCGGCGCTGTCCCGATCGACGCGCTCGCGACGATCCTCGAGCCGGTCTTCGTCGACCTCGCTGCGATCGTCCTTGACGCGCCGGGCGAGTCGCTCGCGGCGGCCACGGCGCTGGCTGCGGTCATCGAGGACAAGGGCGTCACCGCCGCCCCCGGCACCAGCTTTGGCGCCGACCCGATCGGTGAGGCCCTCCGCGGCACGGCAGAGCCGGACTTCGACGCCCTGATCGAGGTCGCTCGTCTCGCCCAGCGGCTCGGCGTGCGGGCGATCACGGTCGACGCGACGGCTGCCCACGACGCCGGCGCGTCCGACGCGCAGGAACTTGCCTACTCGCTCGGGTCCGGGGTGACCTACCTGCGGATCCTGGTTGAGGCCGGCTTCTCGGTCGACGAGGCCGCCGCGCTGATCGACTTCCGCTACGCCGCGACCGACGAGCAGTTCCCGACGATCGCCAAGCTCCGCGCTGCCCGCCGACTGTGGAACCGGGTCGCCGAGCTCAGCGGGGTGACGACCGCGGACGCGGGTCAGCACCAGCACGCCGTGACGTCGCGCCCCATGATGGCGAAGTACGACCCGTACGTGAACATGCTGCGTACGACCGTCGCCGCGTTCGCCGCCGGTGTCGGCGGCGCAGCCTCCGTCACGGTGCTGCCATTCGACGAGCCACTCGGCCTGCCCGAACCGTTCGGTCGACGCATCGCCCGCAACACCTCGAGCCTGCTGATCAGCGAGTCCCACGTCGCGGCGGTGTCCGATCCGGCCGGCGGCGCGCATGGTGTTGAGAAGCTGACCGACGACCTCGCCCGGGCAGCCTGGGCGCTGTTCGGTGAGATCGACGAGACGACGTCGCTGGAGTCCGCCCTCGACCTCATCGGCTCCTGGATCAGGACCACGGTCTCCGAGCGGGCCCTCGACGTCGCGAAGCGCAAGCGGCCCATCACGGGTGTCTCGGAGTTCCCCAACCTGCACGAGGAGCTGCCCGAACGGCGACCGTACGCACGGGCCGTCGAGGTGCACCGCTACGGGGGGGAGTTCGAGGCCCTGCGTGACGACCGTGCGGCATCGCCGGTCTTCCTCGCCTCGATGGGCCCCGTCTCGGCGTTCACGGCACGTGGCACGTTCGCAGCCAACTTGTTCGCCGCGGGTGGCATCGACACGGTGGTCGCCGGACCGACCGAGGGCGTCGCCGACGTCGTCACGGCGTACGACGAGGCGGGCCGGCCCGCCGTCGTCGCACTGGTCGGCAACGACAAGGCCTACGACGCGTGGGGCGCCGATCTGGTCACCGCGTTGCGTGACGCCGGCGCGACCCACGTCATCGTCGCCGGCAAGGCCGATCTCGGTGCTGACGCGGATGCCGCCGCCGGACTGGACGCCCTGGCATTTCTGCGCGCGACCCGAGAGAAGCTGACCGCATGA
- a CDS encoding DUF2530 domain-containing protein, with protein sequence MSDSDEWVIRQGDGPETIERKMGHREIARLERAARRHEFGRPELTELEIGSTTHRVAEVEPMDVDGVRTMTVGTIVWGVIAVGLVPFLGTLDENGRTWWLWTALAGFGLGLIGIEYCRRRRNALRMQPGRRRRVD encoded by the coding sequence GTGAGCGACAGCGACGAGTGGGTGATTCGCCAGGGCGACGGCCCCGAGACCATCGAGCGCAAGATGGGTCATCGGGAGATCGCCCGGCTTGAGCGCGCAGCGCGTCGCCACGAGTTCGGCCGGCCCGAGCTGACCGAGCTCGAGATCGGCAGCACGACACACCGCGTCGCGGAGGTCGAGCCGATGGACGTCGATGGTGTGCGCACCATGACGGTCGGCACGATCGTCTGGGGCGTCATCGCCGTCGGCCTAGTGCCGTTCCTCGGCACGCTGGACGAGAACGGCCGCACGTGGTGGCTGTGGACCGCTCTCGCGGGATTCGGACTCGGCCTGATCGGCATCGAGTACTGCCGCCGCCGGCGCAACGCCCTGCGCATGCAGCCGGGCCGCCGCCGCCGCGTCGACTGA
- a CDS encoding MFS transporter, with amino-acid sequence MEEYGDQDARGPDPTRADPANDQSRLTRSAQAAGRLSGVTARMVAKGSTSAFTASRRFTHSGGAGESGLARLLELHAFNTAGDAAFAVSLAGTLFFTVPTGEATGQVTLFLVLTMLPFAVVAPLIGPFLDRFRRGRRWAIGGTLAIRAFCCWVLAGAISSDDPPPSFYFAALGCLVASKAYGVTRASAVPRLLPVEFTLVKANSRISLTGTGAAAISAPLAVGAAAIGAEWAVRYAALLFVVGTVLAILLPAQVDSSEGEEQVDLTRIATGAAKRGISISRDVVNGLRSNSGLRLLSGFLTIFMAFTLRDPPDSMGWSGNPTILLGLVIGGAGVGSTVGTLLASLTRSRRPGRVVIAVLVLDVAVVVTVAVFFTWWTAVVLGLTVGLCQSLGKLSLDALIQRDVAERVRTSMFARSETLLQLSWVIGGLLGIGLFTIDATPRIGLLVTAVILVAWLSFVLSRARPTQAVGRPRSGAAQQRVVDQDPDRDTVPRQDH; translated from the coding sequence GTGGAGGAGTACGGAGATCAGGACGCGCGCGGACCAGATCCGACGCGCGCAGATCCCGCCAACGATCAGTCGCGGTTGACCCGCTCGGCGCAGGCCGCCGGCCGACTCTCCGGAGTCACGGCCCGCATGGTCGCCAAAGGAAGCACCTCGGCGTTCACGGCATCCCGACGATTCACGCACTCCGGTGGCGCCGGGGAGAGCGGGCTGGCCCGGCTCCTCGAGCTCCACGCCTTCAACACCGCCGGTGACGCGGCGTTCGCGGTGTCGCTGGCCGGCACCCTCTTCTTCACGGTGCCGACCGGCGAGGCAACCGGCCAGGTCACGCTGTTCCTGGTGCTGACGATGCTGCCGTTCGCGGTCGTCGCTCCCCTGATCGGCCCCTTCCTCGACCGGTTCCGCCGGGGTCGACGCTGGGCGATCGGCGGAACCCTCGCGATCCGCGCCTTCTGCTGCTGGGTGCTCGCGGGCGCGATCTCCTCGGACGACCCACCACCCTCGTTCTACTTCGCTGCACTCGGCTGTCTCGTCGCGTCCAAGGCGTACGGCGTGACCCGTGCCTCCGCCGTACCGCGGCTGCTGCCCGTCGAGTTCACCCTCGTCAAGGCCAACTCCCGCATCTCGCTGACCGGCACGGGCGCCGCCGCAATCTCAGCCCCGCTGGCCGTCGGCGCCGCGGCGATCGGCGCGGAGTGGGCCGTGCGCTACGCCGCGTTGCTGTTCGTCGTCGGTACGGTGCTCGCGATCCTGCTGCCCGCACAGGTCGACTCCAGTGAGGGCGAGGAACAGGTCGACCTGACCCGGATCGCGACGGGCGCCGCCAAACGAGGCATCAGCATCTCCCGCGACGTCGTCAACGGTCTGCGCAGCAACTCGGGCCTGCGGCTGCTGTCAGGCTTCCTGACGATCTTCATGGCATTCACGCTGCGCGACCCCCCGGACTCGATGGGGTGGAGCGGCAACCCCACGATCCTGCTGGGGCTCGTGATCGGCGGCGCCGGTGTCGGCAGCACCGTCGGCACGCTGCTCGCGTCACTGACCCGGTCCAGACGGCCCGGCCGTGTGGTCATCGCGGTCCTGGTGCTCGACGTCGCGGTCGTCGTGACGGTCGCGGTGTTCTTCACGTGGTGGACCGCGGTCGTCCTGGGTCTGACGGTCGGGTTGTGCCAGTCTCTCGGCAAGCTCAGCCTCGATGCCCTGATCCAGCGCGATGTCGCCGAACGGGTCCGCACCAGCATGTTCGCGCGGTCCGAGACGCTCCTGCAGCTGTCGTGGGTCATCGGCGGGCTGCTCGGCATCGGCTTGTTCACGATCGACGCGACGCCCCGCATCGGCCTGCTCGTGACCGCGGTGATCCTGGTGGCGTGGCTGTCGTTCGTGCTCAGCCGGGCGCGCCCGACCCAGGCGGTTGGACGTCCGCGCAGCGGCGCAGCGCAGCAGCGGGTCGTCGATCAGGATCCCGACCGCGACACCGTCCCGCGCCAGGACCACTGA
- a CDS encoding cold-shock protein: MPTGKVKWYDADKGFGFLTQEDGPDVHVRSDALPAGVATLKAGARVEFGIVQGSRGDQALQVRLLEPVASVSRSQSHARRKDPETMAVIVEDLIRLLDSLGEGYRHGRHPDGKKGKSAAQVLRAVATELEL; the protein is encoded by the coding sequence ATGCCCACGGGCAAAGTGAAGTGGTACGACGCTGACAAGGGATTCGGCTTCCTGACCCAGGAGGACGGCCCGGACGTCCACGTGCGCTCGGACGCGTTGCCCGCCGGAGTCGCGACGCTCAAGGCAGGTGCCAGGGTCGAGTTCGGCATCGTCCAGGGCAGTCGTGGAGACCAGGCCCTGCAGGTACGCCTGCTCGAGCCCGTCGCCTCGGTGTCTCGTTCGCAGTCGCATGCCCGGCGCAAGGATCCCGAGACCATGGCGGTCATCGTCGAGGACCTGATCCGGCTGCTCGACTCGCTCGGCGAGGGCTACCGGCACGGCCGGCACCCCGATGGCAAGAAGGGCAAGTCGGCCGCACAGGTCTTGCGCGCCGTCGCCACCGAGCTCGAGCTCTGA
- a CDS encoding DUF3027 domain-containing protein, translating into MPMDQQLSAAVEAARAAADEAADAGTVGEHVRAVEDGERLVSHHFVCLKRGYDGWYWSVSVSRAPDSEQITINDVVLLPGDDAITAPSWTPYRERIRPGDLSPGDVLPPDEDDARLVPEWSAGDGDEQTPDRFFAREVGLGREWVLSFEGRELAADRWQDGEQGPEAAIAQQASGVCHSCGFLVSLAGPLAERFGVCANGMANDDGKIVSLDHGCGAHSGARLSRSTGIQKLPPPVFDTVGVDEVDNF; encoded by the coding sequence ATGCCCATGGATCAGCAGCTTTCCGCCGCAGTCGAGGCCGCACGCGCGGCAGCCGATGAGGCCGCGGACGCCGGAACCGTTGGCGAGCACGTCCGCGCGGTCGAGGACGGCGAGCGTCTGGTCTCGCACCACTTCGTCTGCCTCAAGCGCGGCTACGACGGCTGGTACTGGTCGGTCAGCGTGTCGCGAGCGCCCGACAGCGAGCAGATCACGATCAACGACGTCGTCCTGCTTCCCGGCGACGATGCCATCACCGCCCCGTCGTGGACCCCCTACCGGGAGCGCATCCGGCCGGGCGATCTGAGTCCCGGTGACGTGCTGCCGCCGGATGAGGACGACGCCCGGCTCGTGCCAGAGTGGTCGGCCGGCGATGGCGATGAGCAGACCCCCGACCGCTTCTTCGCTCGCGAGGTCGGACTCGGCCGCGAGTGGGTGCTGTCCTTCGAGGGTCGCGAGCTGGCAGCCGATCGCTGGCAGGACGGCGAGCAGGGACCTGAGGCGGCCATTGCGCAGCAGGCGTCAGGCGTGTGCCACTCGTGCGGCTTCCTGGTCAGCCTGGCGGGCCCCCTGGCCGAGCGATTCGGCGTGTGCGCGAACGGCATGGCTAACGACGACGGCAAGATCGTTTCGTTGGATCACGGCTGCGGTGCCCACTCCGGCGCACGCCTCAGCCGCTCCACCGGCATCCAGAAGCTTCCGCCGCCGGTGTTCGACACCGTCGGCGTCGACGAGGTCGACAACTTCTAG